A single window of Lynx canadensis isolate LIC74 chromosome C2, mLynCan4.pri.v2, whole genome shotgun sequence DNA harbors:
- the CLDN14 gene encoding claudin-14 — protein MASTAVQLLGFLLSFLGLVGTLITTILPHWRRTAHVGTNILTAVSYLKGLWMECVWHSTGIYQCQIYRSLLALPRDLQAARALMVISCLLSGVACACAVVGMKCTRCAKGTPAKTTFAALGGALFILAGLLCLVAVSWTTNDVVQNFYNPLLPSGMKFEIGQALYLGFISSSLSLIGGTLLCLSCQDEGPSRPYQVQPRAATATAPAYRPPAAFKDNRAPSATSASLSGYRLNDYV, from the coding sequence ATGGCCAGCACCGCCGTGCAGCTGCTGGGCTTCCTGCTCAGCTTCCTGGGCCTGGTGGGCACGCTGATCACCACCATCCTGCCGCACTGGCGCCGCACGGCGCACGTGGGCACCAACATCCTGACGGCCGTGTCCTACCTGAAGGGGCTGTGGATGGAGTGCGTGTGGCACAGCACGGGCATCTACCAGTGCCAGATCTACCGCTCGCTGCTGGCGCTGCCCCGCGACCTGCAGGCGGCGCGCGCGCTCATGGTCATCTCCTGCCTGCTCTCGGGCGTGGCCTGCGCCTGCGCCGTGGTGGGCATGAAGTGCACGCGCTGCGCCAAGGGCACGCCCGCCAAGACCACGTTCGCCGCGCTGGGCGGCGCGCTCTTCATCCTGGCCGGCCTGCTCTGCCTGGTGGCGGTGTCCTGGACCACCAACGACGTGGTGCAGAACTTCTACAACCCGCTGCTGCCCAGCGGCATGAAGTTCGAGATCGGGCAGGCCCTGTACCTCGGCTTCATCTCCTCGTCCCTGTCGCTCATCGGCGGCACGCTGCTCTGCCTGTCCTGCCAGGACGAGGGGCCCTCCAGGCCCTACCAGGTCCAGCCCAGGGCCGCGACGGCCACCGCGCCCGCCTACCGGCCCCCCGCCGCCTTCAAGGACAACCGGGCCCCCTCGGCCACCTCGGCCTCGCTCAGCGGGTACAGACTGAACGACTATGTGTGA